One Microbacterium sp. zg-B96 genomic region harbors:
- a CDS encoding ABC transporter: MTDPKPYGEPVEEPTSVDDVVGRAHEGLADAEAAGRDAVADGYPTEPAATDTAAEPAPAVAADPLSPDYEPSDDDYAAAGYDPARPEAPVRDMTDAQPASVSGYDAASSPAYAVSDDRADAPAANEHEAPAAVAYEPPVAPAYEPVLTPSEPLAGSNPQPIFVQAPEAPRPRGNRGAAGAIGLIAALAFGVLYLAAWLGFGAIRGDVTVENVLEVTLGILGTWALWVPVVVFFFAFWLLGCLINRGRWGLWVIFGLLVGIASYGGHLLGQLFQAPFWLLSASEGAALVEGQLLVPLAITAFILGRELTIWFGAWVAARGRRVTELNNEAQREYERTLEAGPQLYRQ; encoded by the coding sequence ATGACCGACCCCAAGCCGTATGGCGAGCCGGTGGAAGAACCCACATCGGTGGACGACGTGGTCGGCCGCGCCCACGAGGGTCTGGCCGATGCCGAGGCCGCCGGGCGTGACGCGGTAGCCGACGGCTACCCGACCGAGCCCGCCGCGACCGACACCGCCGCCGAGCCTGCGCCCGCCGTGGCCGCCGACCCGCTGTCGCCGGACTACGAGCCCTCAGACGACGACTACGCTGCCGCCGGGTACGACCCGGCACGGCCGGAGGCCCCGGTGCGCGACATGACCGATGCGCAGCCCGCCAGCGTGTCCGGTTACGACGCCGCGTCGAGCCCGGCGTACGCCGTCTCCGACGACCGCGCCGACGCCCCCGCGGCGAACGAGCACGAGGCCCCCGCGGCCGTTGCGTACGAGCCGCCGGTGGCACCGGCGTATGAGCCCGTGCTCACCCCCAGCGAGCCGCTGGCCGGCTCCAACCCGCAGCCGATCTTCGTGCAGGCACCCGAGGCTCCCCGCCCCCGCGGCAACCGCGGCGCAGCAGGCGCCATCGGCCTGATCGCCGCGCTCGCATTCGGCGTGCTGTACCTGGCCGCGTGGCTGGGCTTCGGTGCCATTCGCGGCGACGTCACCGTCGAGAACGTCCTCGAGGTCACCCTCGGCATCCTCGGCACGTGGGCACTGTGGGTTCCGGTCGTCGTGTTCTTCTTCGCTTTCTGGCTGCTGGGCTGTCTGATCAACCGGGGCCGTTGGGGCCTCTGGGTGATCTTCGGACTGCTCGTGGGCATCGCGTCCTACGGTGGCCACCTGCTCGGCCAGCTCTTCCAGGCCCCGTTCTGGCTGCTGAGCGCGAGCGAGGGCGCAGCACTCGTTGAGGGTCAGCTGCTGGTGCCGCTGGCGATCACGGCATTCATCCTGGGCCGCGAGCTGACGATCTGGTTCGGCGCGTGGGTCGCCGCGCGCGGCCGTCGCGTCACCGAGCTGAACAACGAGGCGCAGCGCGAGTACGAGCGCACCCTCGAGGCCGGCCCGCAGCTGTACCGCCAGTGA
- a CDS encoding DNA-directed RNA polymerase subunit beta codes for MAAARNASNPTTTIKNGRGASRLSFAKISDTLEVPDLLALQTESFDWLVGNDAWKTRVAQAQATGRTDVPEISGLEEIFEEISPIEDLGETMQLSFTNPYLEPEKYSIEECKERGKTYAAPLYVEAEFMNHLTGEIKTQTVFMGDFPLQTGKGTFIINGTERVVVSQLVRSPGVYFDRTPDKTSDKDIVSARVIPSRGAWLEFEVDKRDQVGVRIDRKRKQSVTVFLKALGLSSEEIMAEFAGFDSIEETLSKDTILTKEDALRDIYRKLRPGEQVAAEAARALLDNFYFNSKRYDLAKVGRYKINQKLGLDKPLSDSVLTVEDIVATIKYLVRLHRGDTTFDGLRNGQPAEIRLDIDDIDNFGNRRIRAVGELIQNQVRTGLSRMERVVRERMTTQDIEAITPQTLINVRPVVAAIKEFFGTSQLSQFMDQNNPLAGLTHKRRLSALGPGGLSRERAGVEVRDVHPSHYGRMCPIETPEGPNIGLIGSLASFARINAFGFIETPYRKVVDGRVTDQIDYLTASEESDYIVAQAGVELKADGTFVNERVLARRGQGGEVDLFHADEIGYMDVSPRQMVSVATSLIPFLEHDDANRALMGANMQRQAVPLLRSESPVVGTGMEGYAAIDAGDVVTADKPGVVVEVSADVVTVQLDEGGTQEYFLRKFDRSNQGTSYNQRVIVSAGDRIEVGEVIADGPATENGELALGKNLLVAFMMWEGHNFEDAIILSQNLVKDDTLSSIHIEEYEVDARDTKLGKEEITRDLPNVSPELLKDLDERGIVRIGAEVRPGDILVGKVTPKGETELSAEERLLRAIFNEKSREVRDTSLKVPHGEQGTIIAVKEFNAEDGDDELGSGVNRRVVVYIAQKRKITEGDKLAGRHGNKGVIAKILPIEDMPFLADGTPVDVILNPLGIPGRMNFGQVLELHLGWIAQQGWKVEGTPEWAASLPAEAFEAAPGTKVATPVFDGAFEEEIAGLLDSTLKNRDGERLIDSTGKTLLFDGRSGEPFPAPVSVGYMYILKLHHLVDDKIHARSTGPYSMITQQPLGGKAQFGGQRFGEMEVWALEAYGAAYALQELLTIKSDDIVGRVKVYEAIVKGENIQEPGIPESFKVLMKEMQSLCLNVEVLSADGTTVNLRDGEDEAFRAAEELGINISTRFESTSIDEI; via the coding sequence TTGGCTGCTGCGCGCAACGCATCCAACCCCACCACCACCATCAAAAACGGACGCGGAGCCTCGCGGCTCTCGTTCGCGAAGATCTCCGACACGCTGGAGGTCCCCGACCTCCTGGCGCTGCAGACGGAGTCCTTCGACTGGCTCGTCGGAAACGACGCCTGGAAGACCCGCGTCGCACAGGCGCAGGCAACCGGTCGTACCGACGTTCCCGAGATCAGCGGTCTCGAGGAGATCTTCGAGGAGATCTCTCCCATCGAGGACCTCGGCGAGACGATGCAGCTCTCGTTCACGAACCCCTACCTCGAGCCGGAGAAGTACTCGATCGAGGAGTGCAAGGAGCGCGGCAAGACCTACGCTGCCCCGCTGTACGTCGAGGCCGAGTTCATGAACCACCTCACCGGTGAGATCAAGACTCAGACCGTCTTCATGGGCGACTTCCCGCTGCAGACCGGCAAGGGCACGTTCATCATCAACGGCACCGAGCGCGTCGTCGTCTCGCAGCTGGTGCGTTCGCCCGGTGTGTACTTCGACCGCACGCCCGACAAGACCAGTGACAAGGACATCGTCTCGGCGCGGGTCATCCCCAGCCGTGGTGCCTGGCTCGAGTTCGAGGTCGACAAGCGCGACCAGGTCGGTGTGCGCATCGACCGCAAGCGCAAGCAGTCCGTCACCGTGTTCCTCAAGGCCCTGGGTCTTTCCAGCGAAGAGATCATGGCCGAATTCGCCGGCTTCGACTCCATCGAGGAGACGCTGTCCAAGGACACGATCCTCACCAAGGAAGACGCGCTGCGCGACATCTACCGCAAGCTCCGTCCGGGCGAGCAGGTCGCCGCTGAGGCTGCCCGCGCGCTGCTGGACAACTTCTACTTCAACTCCAAGCGCTACGACCTGGCGAAGGTCGGTCGCTACAAGATCAACCAGAAGCTGGGCCTGGACAAGCCGCTGAGCGACTCGGTGCTGACGGTCGAGGACATCGTCGCGACCATCAAGTACCTGGTTCGCCTGCACCGCGGCGACACCACGTTCGATGGTCTGCGCAACGGCCAGCCCGCCGAGATCCGTCTGGACATCGACGACATCGACAACTTCGGCAACCGTCGCATCCGCGCGGTCGGCGAGCTCATCCAGAACCAGGTCCGCACCGGTCTGTCCCGCATGGAGCGCGTCGTCCGCGAGCGCATGACCACGCAGGACATCGAGGCCATCACGCCGCAGACCCTGATCAACGTGCGCCCCGTCGTCGCCGCGATCAAGGAGTTCTTCGGAACGAGCCAGCTGTCGCAGTTCATGGACCAGAACAACCCGCTCGCGGGCCTGACCCACAAGCGCCGCCTGTCGGCGCTGGGCCCGGGTGGTCTGTCCCGTGAGCGTGCCGGCGTCGAGGTGCGAGACGTTCACCCCTCGCACTACGGCCGCATGTGCCCGATCGAGACTCCTGAAGGCCCGAACATCGGCCTGATCGGTTCGCTCGCATCGTTCGCCCGCATCAACGCGTTCGGTTTCATCGAGACCCCGTACCGCAAGGTCGTGGACGGTCGCGTGACCGACCAGATCGACTACCTCACCGCCAGCGAAGAGAGCGACTACATCGTCGCTCAGGCCGGCGTCGAGCTGAAGGCGGACGGCACCTTCGTCAACGAGCGGGTCCTGGCCCGTCGCGGCCAGGGTGGCGAGGTCGACCTGTTCCACGCCGATGAGATCGGCTACATGGACGTCTCCCCGCGCCAGATGGTGTCGGTGGCGACCTCGCTCATCCCGTTCCTCGAGCACGACGATGCCAACCGCGCCCTCATGGGTGCGAACATGCAGCGTCAGGCCGTCCCGCTGCTGCGCAGCGAGTCGCCTGTCGTCGGCACCGGTATGGAGGGCTACGCCGCGATCGACGCCGGTGACGTCGTCACCGCCGACAAGCCCGGCGTGGTCGTCGAGGTCTCCGCAGACGTCGTGACGGTGCAGCTGGACGAGGGCGGCACGCAGGAGTACTTCCTGCGCAAGTTCGACCGCTCCAACCAGGGCACCAGTTACAACCAGCGCGTCATCGTCTCGGCGGGCGACCGCATCGAGGTCGGCGAGGTCATCGCCGACGGACCGGCGACGGAGAACGGCGAGCTCGCGCTCGGCAAGAACCTCCTCGTCGCGTTCATGATGTGGGAGGGTCACAACTTCGAAGACGCGATCATCCTCAGCCAGAACCTGGTGAAGGACGACACGCTCTCCTCGATCCACATCGAGGAGTACGAGGTCGATGCCCGCGACACGAAGCTGGGCAAGGAGGAGATCACCCGTGACCTCCCCAACGTCAGCCCCGAGCTGCTGAAGGACCTCGACGAGCGCGGCATCGTCCGCATCGGCGCCGAGGTCCGCCCCGGTGACATCCTCGTCGGCAAGGTCACGCCCAAGGGTGAGACCGAGCTTTCCGCCGAGGAACGTCTGCTCCGCGCGATCTTCAACGAGAAGAGCCGCGAAGTCCGCGACACCTCGCTGAAGGTGCCTCACGGCGAGCAGGGCACGATCATCGCGGTCAAGGAGTTCAACGCCGAGGACGGCGACGACGAGCTCGGCTCCGGCGTCAACCGCCGCGTCGTGGTCTACATCGCCCAGAAGCGCAAGATCACCGAGGGCGATAAGCTCGCCGGCCGCCACGGCAACAAGGGTGTCATCGCGAAGATCCTCCCGATCGAGGACATGCCGTTCCTCGCGGACGGCACTCCGGTCGACGTCATCCTCAACCCGCTCGGCATCCCCGGTCGCATGAACTTCGGCCAGGTGCTGGAGCTTCACCTCGGCTGGATCGCCCAGCAGGGCTGGAAGGTCGAGGGCACTCCGGAGTGGGCGGCAAGCCTGCCCGCGGAGGCGTTCGAAGCCGCCCCCGGCACGAAGGTCGCCACCCCGGTGTTCGACGGTGCGTTCGAGGAGGAGATCGCAGGTCTCCTGGATTCGACCCTGAAGAACCGCGACGGCGAGCGTCTGATCGACTCCACCGGAAAGACGCTGCTGTTCGACGGTCGCTCCGGTGAGCCGTTCCCCGCTCCGGTCTCGGTCGGGTACATGTACATCCTGAAGCTGCACCACCTGGTGGACGACAAGATCCACGCCCGCTCCACCGGTCCGTACTCGATGATCACGCAGCAGCCGCTGGGTGGTAAGGCGCAGTTCGGTGGTCAGCGTTTCGGTGAGATGGAGGTGTGGGCCCTCGAGGCCTATGGCGCCGCCTACGCACTGCAGGAGCTCCTCACGATCAAGTCCGACGACATCGTGGGCCGCGTGAAGGTCTACGAGGCGATCGTCAAGGGCGAGAACATCCAGGAGCCCGGCATCCCCGAGTCCTTCAAGGTGCTCATGAAGGAGATGCAGTCGCTGTGCCTGAACGTCGAGGTGCTCTCGGCAGACGGTACGACGGTCAATCTCCGCGACGGCGAGGACGAGGCGTTCCGCGCCGCGGAGGAGCTCGGAATCAACATCTCCACCCGGTTCGAGTCGACCTCGATCGACGAGATCTGA
- a CDS encoding DUF5684 domain-containing protein, which yields MSDSLSTPTLVLITLIGVIPALAIYVWTALALSAVFGKIGQEPWRAWVPIVNQVTLVMVGGMSGWWFLLILIPGLGALAFWVITIVAVHRINRGFGLGGGMTALAALLFPVWASVVGFGEPRWRAADAVTASGPAYARSEHVRTLDPALGGLPATAELTVPPRPPLPAPAYPPPPLPPRVPAMAPMPEHAASAAAPAMPAAPAAPAARPAVLEPGVTATPAVPAEAAPARAQQPAARSTASSAWAPPPPPAPPSPTAPVPTAADAVFAPPTAGPDAQPASGPVPWKPAADATARPALADEGFDARWASGLDEVSAISQPPQGAPVAARPVATGLPALAGDGATGPERGRTGEAAPSAAIAPPVLAEPAHPVPLRTAPVDIDPSLPAVTRAPAGAPRAARAVDPEFPLDTADEVSAVAGAPVAGAPRSALSAVAGTDATSVDEGFPDQTVVARRRRVMWTLQPASGAPIDLTADVVILGRQPASDPAYRTAQLVAIADDTRTVSKTHARLELRGDRWIVTDLGSTNGVMLPTLMGTEIEADPGAELAPGERFLLGDVAFRLVRVEG from the coding sequence GTGTCCGATAGCCTCTCCACCCCCACCCTCGTGCTGATCACGCTGATCGGTGTCATCCCGGCGCTCGCGATCTACGTCTGGACGGCCCTGGCGCTGTCTGCGGTGTTCGGCAAGATCGGCCAGGAGCCGTGGCGCGCCTGGGTGCCGATCGTCAACCAGGTCACGCTCGTGATGGTCGGGGGCATGTCGGGATGGTGGTTCCTGCTGATCCTCATCCCGGGCCTGGGGGCGCTGGCGTTCTGGGTCATCACGATCGTGGCGGTGCACCGCATCAACCGGGGCTTCGGCCTGGGCGGCGGGATGACCGCGCTTGCGGCGCTGCTGTTCCCGGTGTGGGCCAGCGTCGTCGGATTCGGTGAGCCCCGCTGGCGCGCCGCGGATGCCGTGACCGCCTCGGGCCCCGCCTACGCGCGCAGCGAGCACGTGCGCACCCTCGACCCCGCGCTGGGCGGCCTGCCGGCCACCGCGGAGCTGACGGTGCCGCCCCGGCCGCCGCTGCCCGCCCCCGCGTACCCGCCGCCGCCGCTGCCCCCCAGGGTCCCCGCCATGGCACCGATGCCGGAGCACGCGGCATCCGCCGCGGCCCCTGCCATGCCGGCGGCCCCCGCTGCGCCGGCCGCCCGACCGGCCGTGCTCGAACCCGGTGTCACAGCCACTCCGGCCGTGCCCGCCGAGGCTGCGCCGGCCCGCGCGCAGCAGCCCGCCGCGCGGTCGACCGCGTCGTCCGCCTGGGCACCGCCGCCTCCGCCCGCCCCGCCGAGCCCCACCGCGCCTGTGCCGACCGCCGCCGATGCGGTGTTCGCGCCGCCCACCGCGGGCCCGGACGCCCAGCCGGCATCCGGCCCCGTGCCGTGGAAGCCGGCGGCCGACGCCACCGCGCGACCCGCCCTCGCCGATGAGGGATTCGACGCACGCTGGGCCAGCGGCCTGGACGAGGTGTCTGCCATCTCGCAGCCGCCGCAGGGCGCGCCGGTCGCCGCGCGCCCCGTGGCGACGGGCCTGCCCGCCCTCGCCGGAGACGGTGCCACCGGTCCCGAGCGCGGTCGCACCGGCGAGGCCGCCCCCAGTGCGGCGATCGCGCCGCCGGTGCTGGCCGAACCCGCGCACCCGGTGCCGCTGCGCACCGCCCCGGTCGACATCGACCCGTCATTGCCCGCCGTCACCCGCGCGCCGGCGGGAGCGCCACGTGCCGCGAGGGCGGTGGACCCCGAGTTCCCCCTCGACACGGCGGACGAAGTCTCCGCGGTCGCCGGCGCACCGGTGGCGGGGGCCCCTCGTTCGGCGCTCAGTGCCGTCGCCGGGACCGACGCCACGTCTGTCGACGAGGGTTTCCCCGACCAGACCGTCGTCGCCCGTCGCCGCCGGGTGATGTGGACGCTGCAGCCGGCATCCGGTGCCCCGATCGACCTGACCGCCGATGTCGTCATCCTCGGGCGTCAGCCGGCATCCGACCCCGCCTACCGCACGGCTCAGCTGGTGGCCATCGCCGATGACACGCGCACCGTGTCCAAGACGCACGCCCGCCTCGAACTGCGCGGTGACCGGTGGATCGTCACCGACCTCGGCTCCACCAACGGTGTGATGCTGCCCACGCTCATGGGCACCGAGATCGAGGCGGATCCGGGTGCGGAACTGGCACCGGGGGAGCGGTTCCTGCTCGGCGACGTCGCGTTCCGGCTGGTGCGCGTCGAGGGGTGA
- a CDS encoding DNA-directed RNA polymerase subunit beta' → MLDATSFDELRIGLATADDIRRWSFGEVKKPETINYRTLKPEKDGLFGEQIFGPSRDWECACGKYKRVRFKGIVCERCGVEVTKSSVRRERMGHIELAAPVTHIWYFKGVPSRLGYLLDMAPKDLEKVIYFAAYMVISVDDEARHRDMPTHESNLRLEMKNLGDRRDSRVAARLAKLEEELAALEEEGAKADQKKKVKDAAEKDMANIRKSFDEQISKLERVWDEFRNLEVGNLKQEDDVFHELQDRFGQYFEAYMGAESIQRRLQAFDLAGEAENLHLQISEGKGQRKIRAIKRLKVVNSFLSTGMSPAAMVLDVVPVIPPELRPMVQLDGGRFATSDLNDLYRRVINRNNRLRRLLDLGAPEIIVNNEKRMLQEAVDALFDNGRRGRPVTGTGNRALKSLSDMLKGKQGRFRQNLLGKRVDYSGRSVIIVGPQLKLHQCGLPKQMALELFKPFVIKRLIDLGHSQNIKAAKRAVERTRPEVWDVLEEIIRERPVLLNRAPTLHRLGIQAFEPQLVEGKAIQLHPLVCAAFNADFDGDQMAVHLPLSVEAQAEARILMLASNNILKPSDGRPVTLPSQDMIIGLHHLTTVKDGAKGEGRVFGSVGEAILAKDEGTLDLQAKVRIRIPGLTFLEGEAPEAYERHGLVDASLGQAIFNDTLPKGYPFVREQADKGKLSQIVNKLAEEYPKVEVAASLDRIKDAGFYWATRSGVTVALSDVLTPPNKAEIVAGYEKQAAKVQGQFEKGLTTDAERRQELIKIWTEATDEVQKAMRDNFPEDNTINRMVSSGARGNWLQIRNIAGMRGLVNNPKGEIIPRPIISSYREGLSVAEYFIATHGARKGLADTALRTADSGYLTRRLVDVSQDVIIREEDCGTGKGLEFTIAAPGTDGTLRRDDNVENSVFARTLAADVVDAQGTVVATAGEDVGDVLIDRLVEDGVETIKVRSVLTCESAVGVCAKCYGRSLATGKIVDIGEAVGIIAAQSIGEPGTQLTMRTFHTGGSASADDITQGLPRVQELFEARTPKGASPIAESAGRITIDETDKAKKVILTPDNGDEPHVYPVLKRATLLVEDGQHVTVGQPLQVGTLDPKEVMRVMGAREVQKYLVNGVQGVYRSQGVPIHDKHIEVIVRQMLRKVTVVDHADTNLLPGELVDFKRYQNINREAVAEGKRPASGRPELMGITKASLATESWLSAASFQETTRVLTQAAMEGRSDPLVGLKENVIIGKLIPAGTGLAKYRNVVVEATEEAKSERYPNRIFASDGTYSDADLSYVDFDSFSTDDFTPGTYN, encoded by the coding sequence GTGCTCGACGCAACATCTTTCGATGAGCTTCGCATCGGTCTGGCCACCGCCGACGACATCCGCCGTTGGTCTTTCGGCGAGGTCAAGAAGCCCGAAACCATCAATTACCGCACGCTCAAGCCCGAGAAGGACGGCCTTTTCGGCGAGCAGATCTTCGGGCCCTCCCGCGACTGGGAGTGCGCCTGCGGAAAGTACAAGCGGGTCCGCTTCAAGGGGATCGTCTGCGAGCGCTGCGGCGTGGAGGTCACCAAGTCCTCCGTCCGTCGTGAGCGCATGGGCCACATCGAGCTCGCAGCTCCCGTGACCCACATCTGGTACTTCAAGGGCGTGCCCTCGCGCCTCGGGTACCTGCTGGACATGGCGCCGAAGGACCTCGAGAAGGTCATCTACTTCGCCGCCTACATGGTGATCTCGGTCGACGACGAGGCGCGTCACCGCGACATGCCGACGCACGAGTCGAACCTGCGCCTGGAGATGAAGAACCTCGGCGACCGCCGCGACTCCCGAGTCGCTGCCCGCCTGGCGAAGCTGGAAGAAGAGCTCGCCGCGCTGGAGGAGGAAGGCGCCAAGGCCGACCAGAAGAAGAAGGTCAAGGATGCCGCCGAGAAGGACATGGCGAACATCCGCAAGAGCTTCGACGAGCAGATCTCCAAGCTCGAGCGCGTGTGGGATGAATTCCGCAACCTCGAGGTCGGCAACCTGAAGCAGGAAGACGATGTCTTCCACGAGCTGCAGGACCGCTTCGGCCAGTACTTCGAGGCCTACATGGGCGCGGAGTCGATCCAGCGTCGCCTGCAGGCGTTCGACCTGGCCGGCGAGGCGGAGAACCTGCACCTGCAGATCTCCGAGGGCAAGGGTCAGCGCAAGATCCGCGCGATCAAGCGCCTGAAGGTCGTCAACTCGTTCCTGTCGACGGGCATGAGCCCGGCGGCGATGGTGCTCGATGTCGTCCCGGTGATCCCGCCGGAGCTGCGCCCGATGGTGCAGCTGGACGGTGGCCGCTTCGCGACCAGTGACCTCAACGACCTCTACCGTCGAGTGATCAACCGCAACAACCGTCTGCGGCGCCTGCTCGACCTCGGTGCTCCCGAGATCATCGTCAACAACGAGAAGCGCATGCTGCAGGAGGCCGTCGACGCACTGTTCGACAACGGCCGCCGCGGTCGCCCCGTCACCGGAACCGGTAACCGTGCGCTGAAGTCGCTGTCCGACATGCTCAAGGGCAAGCAGGGCCGGTTCCGCCAGAACCTGCTCGGCAAGCGCGTGGACTACTCGGGCCGTTCGGTGATCATCGTCGGACCCCAGCTGAAGCTGCACCAGTGTGGTCTGCCCAAGCAGATGGCGCTGGAGCTGTTCAAGCCGTTCGTCATCAAGCGCCTGATCGACCTGGGTCACTCGCAGAACATCAAGGCCGCCAAGCGCGCCGTCGAGCGCACCCGTCCCGAGGTCTGGGACGTGCTCGAGGAGATCATCCGCGAGCGCCCCGTGCTGCTCAACCGTGCCCCCACGCTGCACCGTCTGGGTATCCAGGCGTTCGAGCCGCAGCTGGTGGAAGGTAAGGCCATCCAGCTGCACCCGCTCGTGTGTGCCGCGTTCAACGCGGACTTCGACGGTGACCAGATGGCTGTCCACCTGCCGCTGTCGGTCGAGGCGCAGGCCGAGGCCCGCATCCTCATGCTGGCATCGAACAACATCCTCAAGCCCTCCGACGGCCGCCCGGTCACCCTGCCTTCGCAGGACATGATCATCGGTCTTCACCACCTGACCACCGTCAAGGACGGCGCAAAGGGTGAGGGCCGCGTGTTCGGTTCGGTCGGCGAGGCGATCCTGGCCAAGGACGAGGGCACCCTCGACCTGCAGGCCAAGGTGCGCATCCGCATCCCGGGTCTGACGTTCCTCGAGGGCGAAGCCCCCGAGGCCTACGAGCGCCACGGTCTCGTGGACGCCTCGCTGGGTCAGGCGATCTTCAACGACACCCTCCCGAAGGGCTACCCGTTCGTTCGCGAGCAGGCAGACAAGGGCAAGCTGTCGCAGATCGTCAACAAGCTGGCCGAGGAGTACCCGAAGGTGGAGGTCGCAGCTTCGCTGGACCGCATCAAGGATGCCGGCTTCTACTGGGCCACCCGTTCCGGTGTGACCGTCGCCCTCAGCGACGTGCTCACCCCGCCGAACAAGGCCGAGATCGTCGCCGGCTACGAGAAGCAGGCCGCCAAGGTGCAGGGCCAGTTCGAGAAGGGTCTGACCACCGACGCCGAGCGTCGTCAGGAGCTCATCAAGATCTGGACCGAGGCAACCGACGAGGTCCAGAAGGCGATGCGGGACAACTTCCCCGAGGACAACACCATCAACCGCATGGTCAGCTCCGGCGCCCGTGGTAACTGGCTGCAGATCCGTAACATCGCGGGTATGCGAGGCCTGGTGAACAACCCGAAGGGTGAGATCATCCCTCGCCCGATCATCTCCTCGTACCGCGAGGGTCTGTCGGTGGCGGAGTACTTCATCGCAACGCACGGTGCCCGTAAGGGTCTGGCCGACACCGCGCTGCGTACCGCCGACTCGGGTTACCTCACCCGTCGCCTCGTGGACGTCTCGCAGGATGTCATCATCCGCGAGGAGGACTGCGGCACCGGTAAGGGCCTGGAGTTCACCATCGCCGCACCCGGCACCGACGGGACGCTGCGTCGCGATGACAACGTGGAGAACTCGGTGTTCGCCCGTACCCTCGCCGCCGACGTCGTCGACGCGCAGGGCACGGTCGTGGCCACCGCGGGCGAAGACGTGGGCGACGTGCTCATCGACCGCCTCGTGGAGGACGGTGTCGAGACCATCAAGGTGCGCTCGGTGCTGACTTGCGAGTCCGCCGTCGGTGTCTGCGCGAAGTGCTACGGCCGTTCGCTTGCCACCGGCAAGATCGTCGACATCGGCGAAGCGGTCGGCATCATCGCCGCCCAGTCGATCGGTGAGCCCGGCACGCAGCTGACGATGCGTACGTTCCACACCGGTGGTTCGGCATCGGCAGATGACATCACGCAGGGTCTGCCCCGTGTGCAGGAGCTGTTCGAGGCGCGTACCCCCAAGGGCGCGTCGCCGATCGCGGAGTCCGCTGGACGCATCACGATCGACGAGACGGACAAGGCCAAGAAGGTCATCCTGACGCCTGACAACGGCGACGAGCCGCACGTGTACCCGGTGCTCAAGCGCGCGACGCTGCTGGTCGAGGACGGCCAGCACGTCACGGTCGGTCAGCCCCTGCAGGTCGGCACGCTCGACCCCAAGGAGGTCATGCGTGTCATGGGTGCCCGCGAGGTGCAGAAGTACCTCGTGAACGGCGTCCAGGGCGTTTACCGCTCGCAGGGTGTGCCGATCCACGACAAGCACATCGAGGTCATCGTGCGCCAGATGCTGCGCAAGGTCACCGTCGTCGACCACGCCGACACGAACCTGCTCCCGGGTGAACTGGTGGACTTCAAGCGCTACCAGAACATCAACCGCGAGGCGGTCGCCGAGGGCAAGCGCCCCGCATCGGGTCGTCCCGAGCTGATGGGTATCACGAAGGCGTCGCTCGCGACCGAATCGTGGCTGTCGGCGGCGTCGTTCCAGGAGACCACGCGCGTGCTCACGCAGGCCGCGATGGAGGGTCGCAGCGACCCGCTGGTCGGCCTCAAGGAGAACGTCATCATCGGAAAGCTCATCCCCGCCGGCACGGGACTTGCGAAGTACCGCAACGTCGTCGTGGAAGCGACGGAGGAGGCCAAGAGCGAGCGGTACCCCAACCGCATCTTCGCCTCGGACGGCACGTACAGCGATGCCGACCTGAGCTACGTCGATTTCGACAGCTTCTCGACGGACGACTTCACGCCCGGTACATACAACTGA
- a CDS encoding spermidine/putrescine ABC transporter substrate-binding protein: MERSLETQVSQAVDAWLRWLPRWEPATHRGRIAPCRRCFGSPVLSAAGLGSDVPHGVQHGLSTRIKTIVDHAVAVYTAQNLPMLQAELDQQAARNRARSYRPAEDLEPEFEGLPLDPEPQPGAPFLFTIAGLAQEADADVPDLPPLGPEAKAALRQEVGLADDYANMIGREICAILLRHRLRIQAGVTQYVEPQIAAMLDELTRSLDAPFGPGLDTTDPA, from the coding sequence GTGGAGCGCTCGCTCGAGACTCAGGTCAGCCAGGCCGTCGACGCCTGGCTGCGCTGGCTGCCGCGCTGGGAGCCGGCAACGCACCGCGGCCGCATCGCCCCGTGCCGGCGGTGCTTCGGCTCGCCGGTGCTCTCCGCCGCCGGACTCGGCTCCGACGTGCCCCACGGCGTGCAGCATGGCCTTTCCACCCGGATCAAGACGATCGTCGACCACGCCGTGGCGGTCTACACCGCCCAGAACCTCCCGATGCTGCAGGCCGAGCTCGATCAGCAGGCGGCGCGCAACCGTGCGCGCAGTTACCGGCCCGCAGAGGATCTGGAGCCGGAGTTCGAGGGCCTTCCGCTGGACCCCGAACCGCAGCCGGGCGCACCCTTCCTCTTCACGATCGCCGGACTCGCGCAGGAGGCGGATGCCGACGTGCCCGACCTGCCGCCGCTGGGGCCGGAGGCCAAGGCCGCCCTTCGCCAGGAGGTCGGGCTCGCCGACGACTACGCGAACATGATCGGCCGCGAGATCTGCGCGATCCTGTTGCGCCACCGCCTGCGCATCCAGGCCGGCGTCACCCAGTACGTCGAACCCCAGATCGCCGCGATGCTGGACGAGCTCACGCGCTCGCTGGACGCGCCGTTCGGGCCCGGCCTGGACACCACGGACCCGGCGTGA